Proteins encoded in a region of the Polynucleobacter antarcticus genome:
- a CDS encoding DUF2283 domain-containing protein: MKTTYFEEDDILVIHLSDKAITKEISQDWNTHISYAADGTAVELVILEAKAHGMIPATMILAA, encoded by the coding sequence ATGAAAACCACTTACTTTGAAGAAGACGATATTTTGGTAATCCATTTATCTGACAAAGCTATCACAAAAGAAATCTCTCAAGATTGGAATACTCACATCAGCTATGCTGCAGATGGGACAGCGGTTGAATTAGTCATTCTTGAAGCCAAGGCGCATGGGATGATTCCCGCAACTATGATACTTGCTGCATAA
- a CDS encoding ATP-dependent DNA helicase, whose product MTSNTAPQALTPSEIEITPEYQAVIDAIERHDPYIFVSGKAGTGKTTLIGYLREHIPGNVVVVAPTGVAALQVKGVTIHSFFRLPPRLIFPEEDIKPLKDKRLYKDIRLLIIDEISMVRTDVVDAMDLFLRANGPNKNQPFGGIQVMFVGDLFQLPPVVSNADMQVLAERGYEGPYFFCAMALHRKDVTMVELSKIFRQKDAHFAGLLNQIRINENIDEALDTLNHQCFTHAAAVDEQTITLTTTNARADQINGAGLRALTTDAKIYTGNSTGKFNVDDRNLPSPNHLTLKVGAKVMFTATDSNFPKRWVNGTIGVVRELLPNSVKVMVQNGPYANTVEVKGHQWESYRYDHDMMSGKISPNIIGTFVQIPLMLAWAVTIHKSQGKTLDKIKVDLSSGAFASGQVYVALSRCTSIEGITLERPIQAKDVSCDQEVKRFYMNCLPN is encoded by the coding sequence ATGACTTCGAACACCGCCCCCCAAGCCCTAACTCCGTCTGAAATAGAAATTACCCCTGAATACCAGGCGGTGATTGATGCCATAGAGCGTCACGATCCTTACATTTTTGTGAGCGGTAAAGCCGGTACTGGTAAAACGACCTTAATTGGCTATCTGCGTGAGCATATCCCCGGTAATGTCGTGGTGGTTGCCCCGACGGGCGTTGCAGCGCTTCAAGTCAAAGGGGTGACAATTCACTCTTTCTTTCGGCTGCCACCACGCTTGATCTTTCCGGAAGAGGACATTAAGCCACTCAAAGATAAGCGACTCTATAAAGACATCCGCCTACTCATTATTGATGAGATCTCCATGGTGAGAACCGATGTGGTCGATGCTATGGATTTATTTCTACGTGCCAATGGCCCGAATAAAAATCAGCCTTTTGGCGGCATACAAGTGATGTTTGTCGGAGACTTATTTCAGCTGCCGCCTGTAGTGTCGAATGCCGATATGCAAGTCTTAGCAGAGCGGGGTTATGAGGGGCCGTATTTCTTCTGTGCGATGGCCTTACATCGCAAAGATGTGACGATGGTAGAGCTATCCAAAATCTTCCGTCAAAAGGATGCCCATTTTGCAGGACTCTTAAATCAAATTCGGATTAATGAAAATATTGATGAGGCACTAGACACCTTAAATCACCAATGTTTTACCCATGCGGCAGCAGTAGATGAGCAGACCATTACATTGACGACGACCAATGCGCGAGCAGATCAGATTAATGGCGCAGGATTGCGAGCCTTAACGACCGATGCCAAAATCTACACGGGTAATTCCACAGGGAAGTTCAACGTTGATGATCGTAATCTGCCATCCCCCAACCACCTGACTTTAAAGGTGGGCGCTAAGGTGATGTTTACCGCAACGGACAGCAACTTTCCTAAACGTTGGGTCAATGGCACGATCGGGGTTGTGCGTGAGCTACTGCCCAATTCCGTGAAGGTGATGGTGCAAAACGGCCCTTATGCCAATACGGTAGAAGTCAAAGGACATCAATGGGAATCTTATCGCTATGACCATGACATGATGTCAGGCAAGATTTCACCGAACATCATTGGCACCTTTGTGCAGATCCCATTAATGCTAGCTTGGGCAGTCACCATTCATAAGAGCCAAGGCAAAACCCTCGATAAGATCAAGGTCGATTTGTCTTCTGGGGCTTTTGCATCAGGTCAAGTCTACGTTGCCTTAAGCCGTTGTACCTCTATTGAGGGCATTACCCTGGAGCGGCCCATCCAAGCAAAGGACGTGAGCTGCGATCAAGAGGTAAAGCGGTTCTATATGAATTGCTTACCTAACTAA
- a CDS encoding diguanylate cyclase domain-containing protein, whose protein sequence is MELFNQFFYLSYGLIVLMIFLGSLTGKAQSSSAKSHHYWSTALILMVLSSFSFFLAGFSSTYFLSFANTALVFSGLATLLFIRSWRYKRELISSRVFWIGMMVFLVAFELLRQYGSFNARVFLISGAILVLNIAALIEVLIQLRKEKSRQLYVLCLAFALQAVVIVLRMYITNHVSSNANTIYEENQLPAILRGVGLASNLLIYVAIGNILLERLWKKEERKSSNAELKMLSSLNALALARDNETGSHIIRTQRYVKLLAERLIKNGHYLDRLSAKTVDCLFKASPLHDIGKVGIPDNILYKDGPLTKDEWGIMKTHTTIGGDVLSSAKAQLDEELEEDDVIEAAIEIAGAHHERWDGQGYPKGLAGQDIPLSARIMALADIYDALVSERVYKSEWRHEDAVEEILNKKGTHFDPHIVDAFIAEKEAFQTIAQKYKDDKSEFKVFTNQVQSSDHKLRRSEEKFQVLFEHSPIGMALITLATGKFIEVNTALLEYTGYTKEEFLKLSFWDITPPEYVDYERSQLEQLSQTGFFAPYQKEYIRKDGSRFPISISGFTVVDADGQKLVWGIIEDITIKQKVLKQDTTRNTVLELMAKNTSAEVVLLQIISDIEKNRPGTFCSILLLNQEGNGFKVGAAPRIPAFFNEAIEQLVLAPGVACCGDAIATGLNSIAENLDTHPNWSFAKPWVEKAGFKSCWSHPVYSSKGEILATFATYRKEIHSPSAEELAEIEVVSSLVSIVLERKILEERVEKLALYDYLTGLPNRYLLMDRIKLAMSISKRSKLYGAILFIDLDKLKVLNDQYGHHMGDLLLAESAKRMQSCIREIDTVARFGGDEFVIILSEISLSVDKTLEQVSVISSKILSALIEPYYLQHDGKMIEHHSSASIGCKVFFDDSDTPDHVLKLADVSMYRAKKLGGNRVDLFS, encoded by the coding sequence ATGGAACTGTTTAATCAATTCTTTTACTTGTCTTATGGATTGATTGTCCTGATGATCTTTTTGGGATCGTTAACGGGAAAAGCGCAGAGCTCCTCAGCTAAATCCCATCATTACTGGTCAACGGCGCTGATACTGATGGTGCTATCCAGTTTTAGTTTTTTCTTAGCCGGATTTAGTTCAACATATTTTTTATCTTTTGCCAATACTGCGCTGGTATTTTCTGGTTTGGCTACGCTGTTGTTCATCCGCTCCTGGCGCTATAAGCGGGAACTCATTTCATCCCGTGTATTTTGGATAGGAATGATGGTATTTTTAGTAGCTTTTGAGCTCTTAAGGCAGTATGGCTCTTTTAATGCGCGGGTATTTTTAATAAGTGGCGCTATCTTAGTGCTTAATATAGCGGCACTCATCGAAGTGCTCATTCAACTGCGAAAAGAGAAGTCCCGCCAGCTGTATGTTTTATGCCTAGCATTTGCTTTGCAAGCAGTAGTGATCGTTTTGCGAATGTATATTACGAATCATGTGAGCTCAAATGCCAACACGATCTATGAAGAGAATCAATTGCCAGCTATATTGCGTGGCGTGGGGCTTGCATCTAACTTGCTAATCTATGTTGCGATAGGCAATATTCTGCTTGAGCGTCTCTGGAAAAAAGAAGAACGAAAATCTTCTAATGCCGAATTAAAGATGCTGTCCAGCCTCAATGCCTTAGCTTTAGCGCGAGATAATGAAACAGGTAGTCATATTATTCGGACGCAACGATACGTCAAGCTTTTGGCCGAACGCCTCATCAAGAATGGGCACTATCTAGACCGCCTCAGTGCTAAGACAGTGGACTGCCTCTTTAAGGCTTCACCGCTCCATGATATTGGTAAGGTAGGCATCCCTGACAACATTCTCTATAAAGATGGTCCGCTCACAAAAGATGAGTGGGGCATTATGAAAACCCACACCACGATTGGCGGAGATGTGCTTTCCTCTGCTAAGGCTCAATTAGACGAAGAGCTTGAAGAAGATGACGTGATCGAAGCAGCGATTGAGATTGCTGGCGCGCACCATGAACGATGGGATGGCCAAGGGTATCCCAAAGGATTGGCAGGTCAGGATATTCCCCTGTCTGCACGCATCATGGCCTTGGCTGATATTTACGATGCTTTAGTGAGCGAGCGAGTCTATAAGTCAGAATGGCGACATGAGGATGCCGTTGAAGAAATTCTGAATAAAAAAGGGACGCACTTTGATCCCCATATTGTGGATGCCTTTATTGCTGAAAAAGAGGCTTTTCAGACGATTGCCCAGAAGTACAAAGACGATAAATCTGAATTTAAGGTATTTACGAATCAAGTCCAATCGAGTGACCACAAGCTGCGTCGATCTGAAGAAAAGTTTCAAGTGCTGTTTGAGCACTCACCCATTGGCATGGCTTTAATTACTCTTGCAACTGGGAAATTTATAGAGGTGAATACGGCATTATTGGAGTACACCGGCTACACCAAGGAAGAGTTTTTGAAGCTCTCCTTTTGGGATATCACGCCACCTGAGTATGTTGATTACGAACGCTCTCAACTCGAGCAGTTAAGCCAAACGGGATTTTTTGCTCCATACCAGAAGGAATACATTCGCAAAGATGGTTCCCGATTTCCGATTTCTATTAGCGGATTTACAGTAGTCGATGCCGATGGGCAAAAATTGGTTTGGGGCATTATTGAGGACATCACGATTAAACAAAAAGTTCTCAAGCAAGATACGACACGCAATACGGTCTTAGAATTAATGGCGAAAAATACGTCGGCTGAAGTCGTACTGCTGCAAATCATTTCCGACATAGAAAAAAATCGCCCTGGAACCTTTTGTAGTATTTTGCTGCTCAATCAGGAGGGGAATGGATTTAAAGTGGGTGCAGCTCCACGTATTCCTGCCTTTTTTAATGAGGCCATTGAGCAGCTAGTGCTTGCTCCAGGAGTAGCTTGTTGTGGTGATGCTATCGCAACAGGCCTCAATTCAATTGCAGAAAATCTAGACACACATCCAAACTGGAGTTTCGCAAAGCCTTGGGTAGAAAAGGCGGGATTTAAGTCTTGCTGGTCACACCCTGTGTATTCCTCTAAGGGTGAAATTTTAGCTACCTTTGCTACTTATCGCAAAGAAATCCATAGCCCAAGCGCTGAAGAGCTGGCAGAAATTGAGGTTGTCTCAAGTTTAGTCAGCATCGTTTTAGAGCGAAAAATTTTGGAAGAGCGAGTAGAAAAGCTAGCACTATATGACTACTTAACCGGCTTGCCCAATCGATACTTGTTAATGGATCGAATTAAATTAGCAATGTCTATCAGTAAGCGCAGTAAGCTTTATGGCGCCATTCTATTTATCGATCTTGATAAATTAAAAGTACTGAATGATCAATATGGCCACCACATGGGCGACCTTTTGTTGGCTGAAAGTGCCAAACGTATGCAGTCGTGTATTCGTGAAATCGATACCGTTGCCCGCTTTGGTGGGGATGAGTTCGTCATTATTTTGTCAGAAATCAGCCTAAGTGTTGATAAAACCCTCGAGCAAGTGAGCGTTATCTCCAGCAAGATATTGAGTGCCCTCATTGAGCCTTACTATCTCCAACATGATGGCAAGATGATTGAGCATCACTCCAGCGCTAGTATTGGGTGCAAAGTCTTCTTCGATGATTCTGATACGCCTGACCATGTCCTTAAATTAGCTGATGTGTCTATGTATCGTGCTAAAAAATTGGGTGGCAATAGAGTGGACTTGTTTAGCTAG
- a CDS encoding response regulator transcription factor has protein sequence MTPARLTSQKSIRVHVIEPQAISLWGIKELVNSNKQFEVCACSTDGVSALKDAENIQPHIILIEPELEGEDSIALIDALIQKTAAKVVLLTSNRDPLLQDRAILKGAKGVILKTDPPETLLKALEKIHEGELWLNRHATSRILKKMAEPHATKDLSDEQLKLAELTPKETLITKAIQLYPKKTLREVASSLHISEHTLRNHLASIYDKLSVRNRLELYVFCGKYQKTDDPNHHPKRRSNDGQ, from the coding sequence ATGACTCCAGCCCGCTTAACTAGCCAAAAATCCATCCGTGTTCACGTGATTGAGCCTCAAGCAATCTCTTTATGGGGAATTAAAGAGCTTGTTAATAGCAATAAACAATTTGAGGTTTGTGCCTGTTCAACGGATGGTGTTTCTGCGTTGAAGGATGCAGAGAATATTCAACCCCATATTATTTTGATTGAACCGGAGCTTGAAGGAGAAGACTCCATCGCTCTGATCGATGCATTGATTCAGAAAACGGCTGCCAAAGTAGTCCTTCTAACATCGAACCGAGATCCATTATTACAAGATCGCGCTATTCTCAAAGGTGCCAAGGGAGTCATTCTTAAAACAGATCCCCCTGAAACTCTACTCAAGGCATTAGAAAAGATTCATGAAGGCGAGCTTTGGCTTAATCGCCATGCCACTTCGCGTATCTTGAAAAAAATGGCTGAGCCGCATGCCACTAAAGATCTCAGTGATGAACAACTAAAACTGGCTGAACTCACCCCTAAAGAAACTCTGATCACTAAAGCAATTCAGCTCTATCCCAAAAAGACCTTACGAGAGGTGGCCAGTTCCCTGCACATTAGTGAACATACCTTGCGTAATCACCTGGCCTCTATTTATGACAAATTAAGTGTCAGAAACCGCCTTGAGCTTTATGTGTTTTGCGGAAAGTATCAAAAAACGGATGACCCCAATCATCACCCTAAGCGTCGCTCAAACGATGGACAATAG
- a CDS encoding tetratricopeptide repeat protein, whose translation MKKPTNKKASVAKPTVKKNSATAVAKKAEIKDRAIPKKTSKKSSGKLIKNSSALEKAIEYHHQGQLNEAWTAYQTVLKKEPKHFLAVHSMGLIAVQMKSHDMASNLFKMACEIEPKNAKAFNNLANAYLQLNKNDLALKNYNTAIALEADYVDALQNRGLYFVGTHQTQKASEDFSKALKISPDNIELLSNLAKVMITEGRYQDALKEYEQALGIAPKSAVLLNNVGVLLCVLKRFNEALDCFNKAITLNHQYAEAFNNRAAAWMNLKAYAKACGDYERAVALNSSYGDALQGLAKARSFLN comes from the coding sequence ATGAAAAAACCCACAAATAAGAAAGCTTCGGTAGCAAAGCCGACTGTCAAAAAAAATTCAGCAACAGCAGTAGCTAAAAAGGCGGAAATTAAAGATCGAGCAATCCCCAAAAAGACTAGCAAGAAAAGCAGTGGAAAACTCATAAAGAATAGCTCGGCGCTAGAGAAAGCAATTGAATATCATCATCAAGGTCAATTAAATGAAGCTTGGACTGCTTATCAAACAGTTCTAAAAAAAGAGCCTAAACATTTCTTGGCAGTACATAGTATGGGATTAATCGCTGTCCAAATGAAAAGCCATGACATGGCTAGCAACCTGTTTAAGATGGCTTGCGAAATCGAGCCCAAGAATGCAAAAGCCTTTAACAATCTGGCAAATGCCTATCTCCAGTTAAATAAAAATGATTTGGCGCTCAAAAATTACAATACTGCCATTGCACTCGAGGCAGACTATGTAGATGCGCTTCAAAATCGTGGGCTTTATTTTGTAGGAACCCATCAAACTCAAAAAGCCTCAGAAGACTTTTCTAAAGCCCTCAAAATAAGTCCTGACAACATTGAACTACTCTCAAATTTGGCTAAGGTGATGATTACTGAAGGTCGCTATCAGGATGCCCTCAAGGAGTATGAGCAGGCGCTAGGTATTGCACCCAAAAGTGCGGTTTTGCTCAACAATGTTGGGGTTCTTTTGTGTGTCTTAAAGCGATTTAATGAGGCGCTGGACTGCTTCAATAAAGCCATTACGCTCAATCATCAATATGCTGAGGCCTTTAATAATCGGGCGGCTGCTTGGATGAATCTCAAAGCATATGCAAAAGCCTGCGGAGATTACGAGAGGGCAGTAGCGCTCAATTCAAGTTATGGAGATGCTCTACAAGGACTTGCTAAGGCAAGGAGTTTCTTAAACTAG